The Micropterus dolomieu isolate WLL.071019.BEF.003 ecotype Adirondacks linkage group LG20, ASM2129224v1, whole genome shotgun sequence genome has a segment encoding these proteins:
- the cops2 gene encoding COP9 signalosome complex subunit 2 isoform X1 — MSDMEDDFMCDDEEDYDLEYSEDSNSEPNVDLENQYYNSKALKEDDPKAALSSFQKVLELEGEKGEWGFKALKQMIKINFKLTNFPEMMNRYKQLLTYIRSAVTRNYSEKSINSILDYISTSKQMDLLQEFYETTLDALKDAKNDRLWFKTNTKLGKLYLEREEYGKLQKILRQLHQSCQVVVLFLNQLQTDDGEDDLKKGTQLLEIYALEIQMYTAQKNNKKLKALYEQSLHIKSAIPHPLIMGVIRECGGKMHLREGEFEKAHTDFFEAFKNYDESGSPRRTTCLKYLVLANMLMKSGINPFDSQEAKPYKNDPEILAMTNLVSAYQNNDITEFEKILKTNHSNIMDDPFIREHIEELLRNIRTQVLIKLIKPYTRIHIPFISKELNIDVCDVESLLVQCILDNTIHGRIDQVNQLLELDYQKRGGARYTALDKWTNQLNTLNQAIVSKLT, encoded by the exons ATGTCTGACATGGAAGACGATTTCATGTGCGACGACGAAGAGGATTATGACCTG GAATACTCAGAGGACAGTAATTCAGAGCCAAACGTGGACCTGGAGAACCAGTACTACAACTCCAAAGCCTTGAAGGAGGATGATCCCAAAGCAGCACTCAGCAGTTTCCAGAAG GTATTGGAACtagaaggagagaaaggagaatGGGGATTCAAAGCACTGAAACAGATGATCAAAATCAACTTCAAGCTG ACCAACTTCCCAGAGATGATGAACAGGTATAAGCAGCTCCTTACATACATCAGAAGTGCAGTCACCAGGAACTACTCAGAGAAGTCCATCAACTCCATTCTGGACTATATCTCTACCTCCAAACAG ATGGACTTGCTACAGGAGTTCTACGAAACCACCTTGGATGCTTTGAAAGATGCAAAAAACGACAGACTGTGGTTTAAAACTAATACAAAG TTGGGCAAGCTGTACTTGGAAAGGGAAGAGTATGGGAAACTGCAAAAGATCCTTAGGCAACTTCACCAGTCATGTCAG GtggttgttttatttctaaatcAACTACAGACAGATGATGGAGAGGATGACCTGAAGAAAGGCACACAGCTGTTGGAGATCTATGCTCTGGAGATCCAGATGTacacagcacaaaaaaacaacaaaaaattgaAAGCCCTGTATGAGCAGTCACTTCATATTAAGTCTGCCATTCCTCACCCGCTCATAATGGGAGTTATCAGAG AGTGTGGTGGGAAGATGCATTTGAGAGAGGGTGAGTTTGAGAAAGCTCACACAGACTTCTTTGAGGCCTTTAAAAACTATGATGAGTCTGGAAGCCCAAGAAGGACAACATGCCTGAAGTACCTGGTCCTAGCCAACATGCTGATGAAGTCAGGAATAAACCCTTTTGACTCTCAAGAG GCCAAACCATACAAAAATGACCCGGAGATCCTAGCAATGACAAACTTAGTAAG CGCCTACCAGAACAATGACATCACTGAATTTGAGAAAATCttgaaaacaaatcacagtaacATAATGGACGACCCCTTCATTAGAGAGCACATAGAGG AGCTCCTGCGGAACATTAGAACTCAAGTACTTATCAAACTCATCAAACCATACACGAGAATACACATCCCATTCATTTCTAAG GAGCTGAACATTGATGTGTGTGATGTGGAGAGTTTGCTGGTGCAGTGCATCTTGGATAA CACAATCCACGGCCGAATTGACCAAGTCAACCAGCTACTAGAACTGGACTACCAGAAGAGAGGAGGGGCTCGTTACACAGCTTTAGACAAATGGACAAATCAGCTGAACACTCTCAACCAAGCCATTGTTAGCAAGCTCACATGA
- the cops2 gene encoding COP9 signalosome complex subunit 2 isoform X2 produces MSDMEDDFMCDDEEDYDLEYSEDSNSEPNVDLENQYYNSKALKEDDPKAALSSFQKVLELEGEKGEWGFKALKQMIKINFKLTNFPEMMNRYKQLLTYIRSAVTRNYSEKSINSILDYISTSKQMDLLQEFYETTLDALKDAKNDRLWFKTNTKLGKLYLEREEYGKLQKILRQLHQSCQTDDGEDDLKKGTQLLEIYALEIQMYTAQKNNKKLKALYEQSLHIKSAIPHPLIMGVIRECGGKMHLREGEFEKAHTDFFEAFKNYDESGSPRRTTCLKYLVLANMLMKSGINPFDSQEAKPYKNDPEILAMTNLVSAYQNNDITEFEKILKTNHSNIMDDPFIREHIEELLRNIRTQVLIKLIKPYTRIHIPFISKELNIDVCDVESLLVQCILDNTIHGRIDQVNQLLELDYQKRGGARYTALDKWTNQLNTLNQAIVSKLT; encoded by the exons ATGTCTGACATGGAAGACGATTTCATGTGCGACGACGAAGAGGATTATGACCTG GAATACTCAGAGGACAGTAATTCAGAGCCAAACGTGGACCTGGAGAACCAGTACTACAACTCCAAAGCCTTGAAGGAGGATGATCCCAAAGCAGCACTCAGCAGTTTCCAGAAG GTATTGGAACtagaaggagagaaaggagaatGGGGATTCAAAGCACTGAAACAGATGATCAAAATCAACTTCAAGCTG ACCAACTTCCCAGAGATGATGAACAGGTATAAGCAGCTCCTTACATACATCAGAAGTGCAGTCACCAGGAACTACTCAGAGAAGTCCATCAACTCCATTCTGGACTATATCTCTACCTCCAAACAG ATGGACTTGCTACAGGAGTTCTACGAAACCACCTTGGATGCTTTGAAAGATGCAAAAAACGACAGACTGTGGTTTAAAACTAATACAAAG TTGGGCAAGCTGTACTTGGAAAGGGAAGAGTATGGGAAACTGCAAAAGATCCTTAGGCAACTTCACCAGTCATGTCAG ACAGATGATGGAGAGGATGACCTGAAGAAAGGCACACAGCTGTTGGAGATCTATGCTCTGGAGATCCAGATGTacacagcacaaaaaaacaacaaaaaattgaAAGCCCTGTATGAGCAGTCACTTCATATTAAGTCTGCCATTCCTCACCCGCTCATAATGGGAGTTATCAGAG AGTGTGGTGGGAAGATGCATTTGAGAGAGGGTGAGTTTGAGAAAGCTCACACAGACTTCTTTGAGGCCTTTAAAAACTATGATGAGTCTGGAAGCCCAAGAAGGACAACATGCCTGAAGTACCTGGTCCTAGCCAACATGCTGATGAAGTCAGGAATAAACCCTTTTGACTCTCAAGAG GCCAAACCATACAAAAATGACCCGGAGATCCTAGCAATGACAAACTTAGTAAG CGCCTACCAGAACAATGACATCACTGAATTTGAGAAAATCttgaaaacaaatcacagtaacATAATGGACGACCCCTTCATTAGAGAGCACATAGAGG AGCTCCTGCGGAACATTAGAACTCAAGTACTTATCAAACTCATCAAACCATACACGAGAATACACATCCCATTCATTTCTAAG GAGCTGAACATTGATGTGTGTGATGTGGAGAGTTTGCTGGTGCAGTGCATCTTGGATAA CACAATCCACGGCCGAATTGACCAAGTCAACCAGCTACTAGAACTGGACTACCAGAAGAGAGGAGGGGCTCGTTACACAGCTTTAGACAAATGGACAAATCAGCTGAACACTCTCAACCAAGCCATTGTTAGCAAGCTCACATGA